The DNA segment AGGAGCTCCACTGGCAAATCGCCGGTCGCCACCACGCATCGCCAGCGGGTCGTCGTGCCGTTGTCGGTGAGCGCGACCGTCTGCTCGTCGACCTCCGACCGCTCGATGACCCGGCCGTCGACGTCCACAGTGGACAGTCCAGGCAACGCGAGCAGCAGGCTTGGGTCGAAGTCGCGCAGCGTACGCTCGACCGCCGCGACGGCTTCGTCGTCGCGCAGCGGCAGCCGGATTTCGGTGTCAAAGCCGGCGATCGGCGCGTCGTCGACCGGCCAGGCGAGCCGCAGGACCGGCGCCCGGCCGTCGCGGCGGTCCAGCTCGCGGGCCGGTTCGCCGCCGAGCTCGCGTACGGCCTTGTCCGTGTCGGCAAGGGAAAACCGCAGGCCGCCGGCGGTGGACCGGATCTCCGGCTGGTCGCTGACCGCGAGCGTCGCGGCGAACCCGACACCGAACCGGCCGGTGCTGCGCTGTTCGTCGCGTTTTCCGGACGCGCGCAGCGATGTCAGGCTGTCGACTCCGGCGGCGTCCAGTGGCGCGCCGGTGTTGGCGGCGGACAGCGTACGGTTTTCCAGCGTGAGCCGGAGCTTTCCGGACTGTCCGGCGCGTACGGCCGCGTCACTGGCGTTTTGCGCGAGCTCGACCAGCAGTCGGTCGGCGTATCCACCGAGGACCAGATCCTCCTCGGCGTTGGCGTCCTCGCGGAAGCGGGTCGCCGACGACCCCCAGGCCGCCAGCACGGCGTCGCGCCGGCCGGCGGTGTCGAACGGGTCGCTCACCCGTGTCCGAACTCTTCGGTCTCGTCGCTGACCGAGCCGTCGGAGGTCGGGGCCTTCACCAGGTCGACGATGCTGTCGTCGAACGCGATCGGCGGCGCGCTCGTCGGTGTGGTGGCCTGCACCAGCGCCTCGGAGTGCGCGCCGCAGCCGTGGTCGACCGACACCGCGCGGCCGTCGTCCGGTGCGAACATGTTGCCGCAGACGCCGAACATCGACCGCAGCGAGCCGGCCAGCGGCAGGAAGAAGCCGCAGGTGCCGCAGTTGGCCGGCGCGTGCTCGGCGATCGGTGCGTGCGGGCCCGGCTCGGCGCTGTGCCAGCGCTCGGCGGCCTCCTCGCGGCCGAGCCGGCTCATCACCCGGACCCGGCCGACGCCGAGCTCGAACGCGTTGGGCTCGTCGGCGAAGTCGTCGGCCTCGGACTCGTATGAGGCATACGACGGCACCAGCCGGTCGTCGTCGGGGTCGGTCGGCACGATGTCGCCGACACCGAGGTCACCGGGCCGGATCCGCTCGCTCCACGGCAGCCACTCCGGCGCCAGGACCGACCTGTCGCCGGGCATCAGGACGACCTCGCACACCGTCGCCACCCTGGCTCGTGGCGCACGTGCCACGGTCACCGACCACTCCCAGCCGACGTAGCCGCGCTCCAGCGCGGCGAACCGGTGGGTCACCAACCGCTCGCCGTCGGGACGGACGCCGAGGTGGTCGCCGACCTCACCTCGCGCGGCGTCGACGGCGGCCGCTCGGGCCGCGTCGACCGCGTCGGCGCAGACCTTGTCGAGCTTCTTCGGAGCGAGGCGCACGGTAGCCATTGTCCGTCCATTGAACACCATCGGGTGGCACAGTTTTGGCCGCAGGGCCTCCCTATCGCCGGCCTCGGTGCGCCGGTCGGTAGCGTGACGCTCGTGCGTACGTTCCGGGTGGTGGCGGTCCTGCTGGTGCTGGCCGCCGGTCTGTCCGCGTGCCAGAAGCCGCTGCCGTACGCGCGACTGGTCAACGGGACCGCTTTCGCGAGCGTGCCGGCGAACGCTTACTGCTTCGACATCCAGACCACCAGGACGGCTTGCCGCACGACCGACGCGCTGCCGGGCCGGCTGACCGTACGCGCCGGCACCCCGGTCGGCATCGAGGTCCCCGCCGAGCTGCGCAACGTGCCGTGGGTCGTACGCCTGGTCGCGACCACGGCCGCCGGCAAGACGCAGGCGCAGACGACCCCGCCGCAGCTCGGCGCGTCGTACCTGTCGCTGACCCCGAGCTTCGGCGACAACCGCGCGCTGCTGCTCGACGTGGTCGCCCTCTCCGCCGCAGGCACCCAGACCGTCGTCGTCGGCCGCTGGTCCTTCCTCCTGCTCCGCGCCTGAACTACCCGCTACAGCGCGAAACTGTCGTACCCCCCTGCCAATCTTGGCCCCCACCCAGATCGGGTGGGGGGTGGGTCTGAGAGGTTTTTTAGACAAGAGAAAAACGACAAAAGCCTCATTTAGCGCATTCTGTCAGGTGTTCGATGCGGGGCGAGCGGTCGCAGGGAACCCTTACGTGCACAGACCTACCCATGCGCCGTCAGCGCGACGGCCTGGCTGTCGATCTTGTTTTTCTTGTCTACCCAAACCGGACATCGCGGCGAAATGTCGGTTTTGGGTAGACAAGAAAAACAAGATCAAACTCCGCCTGCATCATCCGGCACTCACTGCGCTCCGGTGCCGTGGCCAGCGGCGACAAAACCCCGGCGTTCACCGAGCGCCGCCACAAACGCGACAGGAAACGTCGACCGTCGCCCAAAAAGCGGCGCTGGCCGAGCGCCGCCCTTTCGGCGGCGGTCACCGCCGCACGCTCCTTGGCCGCGCGGTGCGAGCGGCGCGTCACGGTGTCCATGATCAACACCGCCGCGCCCGTCGACCGTGCGGGCCGACCAAGATCAACTTGCTACTTATCTAAGTTTCCACGCGAACCCACCCCCCACCCGATCTGGGTGGGGGCAATTTTTCGGGGTGGGTATGACAGTTTTGGCGACCTCTCGGCGTGTCGCGGGACGGCGGTCAGATCTCCAGTTCGCGCGCGACCGCGTGTACGACCTCGGCGATCGTCTTGGAGGTCTTCTTGTCCGGATAGCGGCCGCGCCGCAGGTCCGGCTGGACCTTGGCCTCCAGCAGCTTGATCATGTCCTCGACCATGCCGTGCAGCTCGTCGGCCGGCCGGCGGTTGGCGGCGGCCAGCGACGGCGCCTGCGCCAGGATGCGCACCGACAGCGCCTGCTCGCCGCGGCGGCCCTCGGCCACCCCGAACTCGACCCGCGTGCCGGGTTTCAGCTCCGTCGTCCCCGCCGGCAACGCACCTTTGTGCACGAAGACGTCGCCGCCGTCGTCGCGGGAGAGGAAGCCGAATCCCTTCTCCGCGTCAAACCACTTCACCCTGCCGGTGGGCACCGCTACCTCGCTGACCTCGGGTCGCCTTGGACCCCGAAACTGCCGATGGACACACAATGGACACACAATGGGCACCCGGATGGGCACCCGGCCTACCAGGCTAGCGGTGCGAGCCGGCAGAGCAAGCAAGTAACCACCGTCCAACCGTGCAGTAATCTCCGGCGCCCGACCGGTTTTGCGGCGAAAAGCCCGCTATCCGACAGATGCCGTCACGACACGCACCGGCGGATGCAGCTGCCACCGCAGCCTCGACCGCCGTACGCTTCGCGCACCTGAGCGGCGGAGCACGTCGGCGTAATGCGCGGTGCCGCGGAAGTCCATGATCACCACGCGGCCGCCGGGTTTGAGCACGCGGACGATCTCGGCGACGGCCCGCGCCTGGTCGCCGGCCGGCAGGTTGTGGATGGCGAAACTGGCGACCACGACGTCGAACTCGCCGTCCTCGCACGGAAGGGCGCGCATGTCCCCGTCGCGTACGTCGATGCGGTCTTCGACACCGGCGATCCGCGCGTTGCTCAGCAGCGCCTCGGGACCGTTGCCCGACTGGTCCTGCTGCCGCCAGATGTCCACGCCGACGGCCCGGCCGCGCGGCAGCCGCTTGGCGACCTGTACGAGTACGGCGCCACGGCCCGGACCGACCTCCAGGACCCGCTCGTCACCGCGCAACCCCAGCCGGTCCAGCTCGCGAGCCCAGAACCGCCGCTTGCCGGCCAGACTGCTGTGCAGCATCCAGCCGAGCTGCACCCAGCAGTCCACCATGTAGATCCCCAGCAACGTGACCACGACCACGCGCAGCCAACCGTCCAGCAGCGCGTACGCCACCACGACCAAAACCGTCACAGCCGCGCCGAGCAGCGCGAACGCGCGCACCACGCCAGGTGCGTCGATGCCATATCTCTCTCGCATTTTTACACTGTAAAGCTAGTGGCTTTACGCTGTAAAGCCCGTTCGCGTACGCTGGCGCCATGCGCGGCGAGCTCAGCCAGGAGGCGATCGTCAAGGCAGCTCTCGAGCTGGTCGACAAGGACGGCCTGGCGGCGCTGTCGATGCGACGGCTCGGCGCGGCGCTCGGCGTACAGGGGATGGCGATCTATCACCATTTCGCCAGCAAGGAGGCGGTGCTGGATGCGACCGCGGCGAGTGTCTCGCCGGCGCCGCCGGCGCCCACCGGCGACTGGCGGGTGGACCTGCGCGCGCTGAGCCACCAGTTCCGCGACGCGCTCAACGCGCATCCGGCGCTGCTGCCGCATCTGCTCACCCGGCCGGTGCACGCCTACCAGATGGCCGCGCTGCGCGAGGCACAGTACGCGGCGCTGCGGCGGGCCGGCCTGGACGGATCGGTGCTGCTGGACGCGCACCGCACCTGGGGGTCATACCTGCTCGGCTACCTGGTGGTCGAGCAGCTGGGCCGCAGCGGCGGGTTCAGCGACGCCGACTGGCGGCCGCCGATCCGCGGCGAGTTTCCGATCAGCGCCGAGGTCGACGCGTACCAGGCCGTCCGCGACTGGGACGAGCAGTTCGACATCGGCCTGGAGATGATCTTCGACGGCATCGCCGGCCTGAAGCCCTGACGTCGCCGCAACGACTCGTTGCCGGCACCTGGCGCCGGTGACGAGTCGTTGCGGCGTTTTCGCGCTCAGGCGTGCTTGGCGGCGGCCGCGGACTCCAGGCCGAGCTCCTTGATCGACACCTCGCGCATCTCGACCTTGCGGACCTTGCCGCTGACCGTCATCGGGAAGTCGTCGACCAGTCGTACGTACCGCGGGATCTTGTAGTGCGCGAGCTTGCCGGTGCAGTACGCGCGCAGGCTCTCGGCGGTCAGCGTCTCGGCGCCGGACCGCAGCTTGACCCAGGCCATCAGCTCCTCGCCGTACTTCTCGTCCGGCACGCCGATCACCTGCACGTCGACCACGTCCGGGTGGCCGTAGAGGAACTCCTCGATCTCGCGCGGATAGATGTTCTCGCCACCGCGGATCACCATGTCCTTCGACCGGCCGACGATGTTGAGATAGCCGTTGGCGTCCATGGTCGCGAGGTCACCGGTGTGCATCCAGCGCGCCCTGTCGATCGCCTCGGCGGTCTTCTCCGGCTCGTTCCAGTAGCCGAGCATCACCGAGTATCCGCGCGTACACAGCTCACCGGTCTGGCCGCGCGGCACCGTCAGGCCGCTCTCCGGGTCGACGACCTTGACCTCGACGTGGGGATGTACGGCGCCGACGGTCGACACCCGCCGCTCGATGTCGTCGTTGGCACCGGTCTGCGTGGACACTGGCGAGGTCTCGGTCATGCCATAGCAGATCGTCACCTCGTTCATCCCCATGTCGCTGATGACCCGCTTCATCACCTCGACCGGGCACGGCGAGCCGGCCATGATTCCGGTACGCAGGCTGGAAAGGTCGTACGAGGCGAAATCCGGCAACCCCAGCTCGGCGATGAACATCGTTGGTACGCCGTACAAAGACGTGCACTTCTCGTCCTGCACGGCCTTCAGCGTGGCGGCCGGGTCGAAGCCGGGCGCCGGCAGCACCATGCACGCGCCATGGCTGGTGGCGGCGAGATTTCCCATTGTCATGCCGAAGCAGTGATAGTACGGGACCGGGATGCAGATCCGGTCCTGCTCGGTGTAGCGGCAGCCCTCACCGACGAAATAGCCGTTGTTGAGAATGTTGTGGTGGGAAAGCGTGGCACCCTTGGGAAAACCGGTGGTGCCGGAGGTGTACTGGATGTTGATCGGGTCGTCGCACGACAGGCTCGCCTGCGCCGCGGCGAGCCGCTCCTGGTCCGGCTCGCTCGGCAGCGCGTTCCACTCGGTGGAGCCGAGGAGCACGACCTGGCGCAGGTCCGGACAGTTGTCGCGGACCTCCTCGATCATGCCGGCGTAGTCGCTGGTCTTGAACTTCGGCGCGGCGACCAGCATCGTGATGCCGGCCTGCTTCAGCACGTACGCGAGCTCGTACGTCCGGTAGGCCGGGTTGATGTTGACCATG comes from the Fodinicola acaciae genome and includes:
- a CDS encoding TetR/AcrR family transcriptional regulator, encoding MRGELSQEAIVKAALELVDKDGLAALSMRRLGAALGVQGMAIYHHFASKEAVLDATAASVSPAPPAPTGDWRVDLRALSHQFRDALNAHPALLPHLLTRPVHAYQMAALREAQYAALRRAGLDGSVLLDAHRTWGSYLLGYLVVEQLGRSGGFSDADWRPPIRGEFPISAEVDAYQAVRDWDEQFDIGLEMIFDGIAGLKP
- a CDS encoding class I SAM-dependent methyltransferase; amino-acid sequence: MRERYGIDAPGVVRAFALLGAAVTVLVVVAYALLDGWLRVVVVTLLGIYMVDCWVQLGWMLHSSLAGKRRFWARELDRLGLRGDERVLEVGPGRGAVLVQVAKRLPRGRAVGVDIWRQQDQSGNGPEALLSNARIAGVEDRIDVRDGDMRALPCEDGEFDVVVASFAIHNLPAGDQARAVAEIVRVLKPGGRVVIMDFRGTAHYADVLRRSGARSVRRSRLRWQLHPPVRVVTASVG
- a CDS encoding AMP-binding protein, translated to MLASHAPDPGGGSVPSQPSYSSGISTIPLLGDTIGDNLDRTAERFPDREALVDCAAGQRWTYAQFVDTVDRLAIGLLDAGIGKGDRVGIWAPNCAEWAFVQYATAKIGAIMVNINPAYRTYELAYVLKQAGITMLVAAPKFKTSDYAGMIEEVRDNCPDLRQVVLLGSTEWNALPSEPDQERLAAAQASLSCDDPINIQYTSGTTGFPKGATLSHHNILNNGYFVGEGCRYTEQDRICIPVPYYHCFGMTMGNLAATSHGACMVLPAPGFDPAATLKAVQDEKCTSLYGVPTMFIAELGLPDFASYDLSSLRTGIMAGSPCPVEVMKRVISDMGMNEVTICYGMTETSPVSTQTGANDDIERRVSTVGAVHPHVEVKVVDPESGLTVPRGQTGELCTRGYSVMLGYWNEPEKTAEAIDRARWMHTGDLATMDANGYLNIVGRSKDMVIRGGENIYPREIEEFLYGHPDVVDVQVIGVPDEKYGEELMAWVKLRSGAETLTAESLRAYCTGKLAHYKIPRYVRLVDDFPMTVSGKVRKVEMREVSIKELGLESAAAAKHA
- a CDS encoding DUF3027 domain-containing protein produces the protein MATVRLAPKKLDKVCADAVDAARAAAVDAARGEVGDHLGVRPDGERLVTHRFAALERGYVGWEWSVTVARAPRARVATVCEVVLMPGDRSVLAPEWLPWSERIRPGDLGVGDIVPTDPDDDRLVPSYASYESEADDFADEPNAFELGVGRVRVMSRLGREEAAERWHSAEPGPHAPIAEHAPANCGTCGFFLPLAGSLRSMFGVCGNMFAPDDGRAVSVDHGCGAHSEALVQATTPTSAPPIAFDDSIVDLVKAPTSDGSVSDETEEFGHG
- a CDS encoding cold-shock protein; amino-acid sequence: MPTGRVKWFDAEKGFGFLSRDDGGDVFVHKGALPAGTTELKPGTRVEFGVAEGRRGEQALSVRILAQAPSLAAANRRPADELHGMVEDMIKLLEAKVQPDLRRGRYPDKKTSKTIAEVVHAVARELEI